Genomic DNA from Halobaculum sp. CBA1158:
ACGTCGCGTTCGGGTCCGCGACCTCGAACTCTCCGGTGCTTCGAGCGCCCGGTGACAGCGACCCGCCCATCGACAGCAGGTCGTCATCGACGCCGGCCGCCGTGATCGTCAGGTCGTACTCGCGGGACGCGTCGCTCTCGTTCGTGACCTCGACGGGGACCGAGTCGGGCTGCCCCCCGATACCGCGGCTACAGCCCGCGAGGAACGGGATCGCGGCCACGATCGCCTTCGAGACGGCCCTCCGACGCCACATGGCTCGGATTCCTCACCCCGGTGGAAAAAGCGGTTCGTTCGTCACTCCGGTACGTTCAGGAACTCGTCCTTGTGGCCGGCGTAGTGGGCGATCCGGCGACCGAGTTTCTCGGTGCGTCGACGGAGGTTGTCGTCGACGAACTCGTAGCGTGCACTCGATCCGATCGCGCCGGCGGGCGGACGGTCGCCGTCGTCCCACTCCTCGAAGCGGTCGCGGGCGTTGCGGATCCCGACCTGGAGCGGGGCGACCCAGCCGTGGACGCCGCGGATCGTCGCGCGCATGTGCTCGAGCGTGCCGCCGTAGGAGCCGCCGCCGGCGACGGCGAACAGCCCGACGACGGTGTCCTCGTACTCGTCGAAGCTACACCAGTCGTGGAAGCTCCGGAACGCCGAGGAGTAGGAGTCGTGATACACGGGGGAACACAAAAGCACCCCGTCGGCGCGGCGCATCCGCGCGAGGAGGTCGGGCACGTCGCCGGCGTCGGCGGCGTCCACGTCGGGGTGATACAGCGGGATATCGAGTCCGGGGTCGCCGAGGTCGATGGACTCCGGGTCGGCTCCGTACTCGGCTGCCGCGTCGAGGGCGTACTGCAGCGTCGCGCGACCGTAGCTCCCGTCGCGTCGAGAGCCGTTCACGGCGACGACGGTGGGCGTCTCCGACATACCGAACGGTTCCCGGGAGCGCGCAAAAGCCCGTCGGGTTACTCGATCGCTCGCCCGACGGATCCGTCCGCCGCTCGCCCGTCGGATCTGCCCGCTGCCCGCCCGCCGGCCGCCGCCGTCGTCCCCGAGCCCGCGGGGCGACACCGGACACCCGGGTTTTTCTCACCCGCCGCCGACGGCTCCCGCATGAACGAGATCTCCTTCGGCACCGACGGGTGGCGCGCCACCCTCGACACGTTCACCGACCGACGCGTCCGGATCGTCGGGCAGGCCGTCGCCGACACGCTCGCCGAGTCCGAGCCCGACGGCACCGATCGCCCCGTGATCGTCGGCTACGACGCCCGGCCGACCTCCGAGGGGTTCGCCGAGTCGCTCGCCGAGGTGCTCGCGGGCAACGGCTTCGACGTGCTGCTCCCCGAGCGCGACTGCCCGACGCCGCTGGTGGCACACGCCATCGTCGAGCGCGACGCGGCGGGCGCGCTGATGGTCACGGCCTCCCACAACCCGCCCGAGTACAACGGCGTGAAGTTCATCCCCGACGACGGCGCGCCCGCCCTGCCGGACGTGACGACACGGATCACCGACCGCCTCCGTGAACCCGACCTCGTGGCCGCCGGCACCGACGACGAGGGCGAGATCCGTCGCGTCGACCTCGTGACGCCCCACGCCGAGCACGCCCGCGACCTCGTCGCCGGCGCGGACGGGACGCTCGATCTCTCGGGACTGACGGTCGCCTACGACGCCATGCACGGCAGCGGCCGGGGCGTCACCGACGCCCTCCTCGAGTCGGCGGGCGCGGAGGTGGACCGTCTGCGGTGCGAGCGCGACCCCGAATTCGGCGGCGGCTCCCCCGAGCCGTCGGCGGAGAACCTCGAGGAGCTAGCCGAGCGCGTCGTCGACGGGGACGCGGACGTCGGGGTGGCCAACGACGGCGACGCCGACCGGCTGGCGATCGTGACGCCCGAGCGGGGCCACCTCGACGAGAACCTCTTCTTCGCGGCCACCTACGACCGCCTCCTCGAGGACCGGTCGGGGCCGGCGGTCCGCACGGTCTCGACGACGTTCCTGATCGACCGGGTCGCCGAGGCGCACGGCGAGGACGTGTACGAGACGGCGGTCGGATTCAAGTGGGTCGCCGAGGCGATGGGCGAGCACGACGCGCTGATCGGCGGGGAGGAGTCCGGCGGCTTCTCCGTCCGGGGCCACGTCCGCGAGAAGGACGGCGTCCTGCTGGCGCTGCTCGCGGCCGCCGCCGAGAGCGAGGAGTCGTACGACGACCGCGTCGACCGCCTGGAGGCCGAGCACGGTCGGATCGTCGCCGACAAGGTCAGCGTCGACTGCCCCGACGACCGGAAGGAGCGCGTGCTCGCCGACCTCGCCGAGCACATCCCCGACGAGGTCGCCGGCGAGGCGGTCGCCGACGTGGTGACCGTCGACGGCTTCAAGCTCCTGCTCGCGGACGGCTCGTGGCTGCTCGTTCGCCCCTCCGGCACGGAGCCGAAGATGCGCGTGTACGCCGAGTCCGGATCCGAGGCGGACACCGCCGCCGTCCTCGCCGAGGGGCGCGAACTGGTCGAGCCGCTCGTTTGAGGCGGCGGACCGGTCGACGGGCGGGGAGAACCGGAGCGAGCGTCGATCTCCGGCCGATCGCCGGCCCCCGACCCTCCGGATCTCCGGATCCCCGGGTTTGAGGGCGAGGTCGTCGCTACGATCGGTATGTTCGACGACGAGGTCGCCGCCCGCATCCGCGACGACCGCGAGCGCGACGGCTTCCTGTTCCCCCACTACGGCCGGTACTGCTTCGCCGGCGTCCCCGCGACCCTCGGCGGGGTGCTCGGCGTCGACCTCCCCGGCGACCCGCTCCCGGACGGTGCTGTCGCCGACGTGCCCGGGCTCGCCGGCACCGCCCCCGGTGACGACGCCGGCTACGACCGCGTCTGTCACGTGCTCGTCGACGGCTTCGGCTACGAGCAATGGCGTCGCGAGGTCGCCGCCGACCGCGCGCCGGAGTGGCTCGCCGACCTCGCGGAGACCGCCCGGGTGACGCCGCTCACGTCCGTCTACCCCTCGGAGACGGCGGCGGCGATCACGACCGTCCACACCGGCCGCACGCCCGCCGAGCACGGCGTGATCGGCTGGGACGTGTACCACCCCGACGCCGACCGCGTCGTCCAGACGCTCCCGTTCACGGCGAAGTCCGGCGACCCGGCCGACGAGGCGTACGGCGTCGACGCCGGCGACCTCTTCGCGGGCGGATCGATATACGACACCCTGGCGGACGCCGGCGTCGACTCGGTGACGGTGCAGCCCACGAAGGCGGCGACCGGAGCCTACTCCGCGCACGCGCTCGCCGGCGCTGACTCCCGCGGCTACGAGGACCTCGACGGCTTCCGGTCGCTGTTGACCGAGGCGATGGCGGAGTCGGCTCCGGGCACCTACTGCTACGCGTACCTCTCGGACGTGGACGGCGCGGCCCACGCGGCCGGCACCGACTCCGACCGCTACCGCGAGACGCTCGCGGCCGTCTCCGAGGCCGTCGCGACGGCGCTGTCGGGCGTCCCCGACGAGGTCGCCGAGTCGACGCTGCTCGTGGTCACCGCCGACCACGGCCACGTCGACACCGACCCCGAGACCAACGTCGACCTCTGGGAGCACGACTTCCTCACCGAGCGCATGCGCCGCTACGAGACCGGCGCTCCGGCCGGGTACCCGCTGGCGGGAGGTGACGGCGGAGACGGCGGCGACGCCGGCGACGACGGGCACGGCGGCGACGCCGGCAACGGCGAGCACGGCGGCGACGCCGCCGGCGATCCCCTCCCGCCGGTCGGCGGCGCGCGCAACGTCCACCTCCACCTCCGACCGGGAATGACCGAGGAGGTGGTCGACTACCTCGATCGGACCTTCGACGGACGGGCGTTCACCCGGGAGGAAGCCTTCGACCGCGGGCTGTTCGGCAACCGTGCTGTCTCTGACCGCCTCCGTCGCCGCTGCGGCGACGTGGTGTTCGTCCACCGACAAAGGGCGGTCTGGCGGGGCGACGAGCCGGGGAAGCTCGGGTACGTCGGCTGGCACGGCGGGCTGACGTCGGCGGAGATGTTGACGCCCTTCGCGGCCGCGCCGCTGTCGGACGTGGTCTGACTGCGGGTAGTCACCGCCTCACGTCCCTGTCGGCCGGAAGCGTCCCGAGCAGCCGCCCGTCGCGCTCGCCGCACGTCTCGATCTCGAACCTCAGCGACTCGTAGAACGGCCGTACCCCTGGCCTGAACGTCGCCGTCAACGACCCGTCGGTTCGCTCGGCGGCCGCCGCCACGATGGCGGTGCCGACGCCGTCGGCCCGCCGACGCTTGCGGACCGCGACCGCGTCGATGTGACCATCGTCGAGCACGATCGCGCCGATCACGGCAGGGCCTTCGGCCTCGCCCGTGGTGTCGTCGTCGACGGCGACCAGCGCGTCGCCGCCGGCGACGCGCTCGGCGAGATCGTCGGGGACCGAGAGCATCGCGGCGTCGAGGAGTCGCCTGACCGCGTCGTCGTCGTCGTCGCGGGCGGGTCGGATCGAGGCGGCGGTGTCGTCGCCGTCGCGGTCGCCGCCGCCCTCGCCGGTCATCCGCCCGTGATGAGCCGGAGCAGCTTCAGTTCGCTCGCCTCGACCGAGGCGTCCTCCGGGACCGGGCTTCCGTCCACGAGCACAGTCACCTCGTGGGGCGAGTAGCCGGTCGCCCGACACACGTCGGCGTAGGTCGCGTCGTCGTCGAGCGAGAGCGTCTCGGTCCCCTCACCGACGACCTCGCAGGTCACGTCCATACCCGTCGGTGGGGCCCGCGTGGACTTCGCCGTTTGGACTCGGGGCTCGGTATCTCGGGGCGTTTATCCCCCCGGCCCGCCGACCACCGGTCATGAGCGAGGCCGACGACGCCGAGGCCGCCGAGTCACCGCCCGGGCGGGAGGTCTGGATCGAGAAGTACCGCCCGCAGACGCTGGAGGACGTGTACGGGCACGAGCAGATCGTCTCGCGGCTCCGGAGCTACATCGAGCAGGACGACCTGCCGCACCTGCTGTTTTCGGGGCCGGCAGGTGTCGGGAAGTGTACGACGGGGGAAACACCGATACTCACGAACAGAGGAGTCGAACGCATCGACCGTGTCGTCGGCGACATCGAGGGGTTCGGGACTCCCGAGGAAGGAACGGAGGTCGTGACGTTCGACGACGACGGCGAGTTCGAGCACGTCGAGCCATCACAGGTCTTCGGGAAGGAGGCCGACGAACTCGTCTCGGTGACGACGCGCGACGGCGGCGAGTTCACCGTCACGCCGGAGCACAAACTCCTCGTCATCGACGCCGACGGACTCTCGTGGACCCCTGCCGGGGAGATCGATGTCGGTCAGCGGGTCGTCCGTCCGCTCGAAATCCCGACGCCGACGGATCCGAAGCTGGAGTGGATCGACGCTGTCGACGACGACCGGATCGAGATCGAACTGACTGGCCGCGCGATCGAGGAGTTCGATCGGCCCGTCGTTTCGCCGTCGGACCTCCGAACGGACGATACCTCTCGAGAACAACTTCGCGAGGATGTCGAACGGATAACGTACGTGAGTGCGTCCGGGAACCGGTCTCGTCCGATCACGCCCCCTTGGGAAGTGACGCCGGAACTCGCTCGGTTCGTCGGGCTCGCTGTCGCGGAGGCACGTATTGAACGCGGTCGGGTGAAATTTTATAACACGGATGCAGACCTCCTCGACGCGTTCGACGCGGCGATCGAGTCCTGTTTCGGACTGTCTGGGACGCGGGGCGAACAGAAGGGAGTTCCGTACGTCGAGGTGATCTCTCGGACGCTCACCCACTACTTGGAGGAGATGTTCGACGTGTTCGCGAGTGCCGGAGGAGCGGACCCGAACGCCGTTGGGTCGGCACTCGTCGCCGCGGACGATACCGCCCGAGCGGCGTTCCTCCGTGCGATGTTCGACGCCGAGGCACACGTCGCGGACAACGGCGTCGTCGAACTGACTCAACGGAACGAGCGTCACATCACCCTCCTCTCGTATCTCCTTTCGTCGTTCGGGGTTCCGTCCCGCCGCAAACGTGTTCGAAAGTCGGCAACGAACGGGAGCGGGACGGAGCGAGAGTACCACCAGCTGTCGATCTCCGGTGCTTCCGCGCTATCGCGGTTCGAGGAGCGGATCGGGTTCGACATCGAGGAGAAGGCAGCCGCGCTCGCGCGGGCCACCGACCGGCGCTCCAACCCGAACCACGACACGATGCCGGCCCAATCCACCGTCCACGACCTTACTGAGAGTCTTTGTCTTCCTATCGGCGAACTCACATCGGACTCGCTCCACCCTGAAAACCCCGGTAGAGAGCGGTACCTCGACGATGTCGAGGCGGTGCTCGATGCTGCTGTCGAACGTGTCGAAACCGCCCAGACCGTGCTTGCTCGGCTCGATACGCTTTCGCCAGCATTGAACGACGCGTCGGCGGTCCCCGCAGCGTGGGTCGACGCCCGCCTGGATCTCGAACCGCTGAGTAAGCGGAAGCGGGTCTCCGAGGAGATAGGAGTTCGGACGGATAGACTTCTCGAATACGCGGACGGTCGACGGACGCCGAACGCAAGGCGAACGATGGGCATCCTCTCGCAACTCGAGGGGACCCGACGGTCCGTCGATATCGGAGCTATCCAGCGGGTGTTGTGTGACTGTATCGATTCGTTGGGAATTTCGTACAACGAAGTCGCGGAGGGCACCACGCTCCGTGGAACCGAAACCATCGCGCTCCTCTCGAACGACGACCACGCGCCGTCGTCGTTGCCACGGTTTGAGACGGTCGCGGATCGGGTCCGGACGCTCGCGTCCCGGATGTGTTCCCTGGAGGTGATCGAGGATATCGCCTCGTTAGACCGACTCGCGTCCGCCGACCTCTACTTCGATGAGGTCGAGTCGGTCGAACGGGCGGACGGTCCCGAGCGCGTGTACGACCTCACCGTTTCGGAGACGCGGAATTATCTGGCCGGGAACGTCCCGACCGTGATGCATAACACGACCTCGGCCGTCGCGATCGCCAGGACCATTTACGGCGACGACTGGCGGACGAACTTCCTCGAACTCAACGCCTCCGACCAGCGCGGCATCGACGTGGTCAGAGACCGGATCAAGAACTTCGCGCGCTCCTCCTTCGGCGGCCACGACTACCGGATTATCTTCCTCGACGAGGCCGACTCGCTCACCGACGACGCCCAGTCAGCGCTCCGGCGGACGATGGAGCAGTTCTCCGACAACACGCGCTTCATCCTCTCGTGCAACTACTCCTCGAAGATCATCGACCCGATCCAGTCGCGGTGTGCCGTCTTCCGCTTCTCGCCGCTGTCGGACGAGGCCGTCGAGGCGCAGGTGCGCGACATCGCCGCCGATCAGGACATCGAGATCACCGACGAGGGCCTCGACGCGCTGGTGTACGCCGCCGACGGCGACATGCGTCGCGCGATCAACTCCCTGCAGGCGGCCGCGACGACCGGCGACGTGGTCGACGAGGAGACCGTCTACGAGATCACCGCGACCGCCCGGCCCGAGGAGATCGAGGCCATGGTCGAGGACGCGCTCGCGGGCGACTTCTCGAAGTCGCGGGCGACGCTCGACACCCTCCTCACGGAGACGGGAATGGCCGGCGGCGACGTGATCGACCAGCTCCACCGCTCGGTGTGGGAGTTCGATCTGTCCGACAGGGAGGCGGTGCGGCTGATGGAGCGCATCGGCGAGACCGACTACCGGATCTCCGAGGGCGCGAACGAGCAGGTGCAGTTGGAGGCGCTGCTGGCGTCGCTGGCGCTGGCCGACGAGTAGCGCGGAGAAGCGCGACGGCGTCGGCCTATCGCTCGGGCTCGATGTAGACCGCTCGGACGCGGTCGTCGATGCCCCGCAGTTTCTCCTCGATCCTCGTGATGTCCTCGTCGAGGTCGGCCGTCACCGACTCGTCGTCGAAGCTCACGTCGGCGGTGACGAGCGCCTCGCCGGGGCCGACGAACACGGTCCGGAAGCCGTCGACGTGGACGACGCCCTCGTGGTCGGCGATCGCCGTCCGTAGCTCCGACTCAACGTCGGCGGCCAGCGACTCGCCGAGGATGAGGCGCTTGTTCTCCCACGCGAGCGCGACCGCGAAGCCCATCAACAGCGCGCCGATGGCGATCGAGGCGATCGCGTCGAAGATCGGCATCTCGAGATACCGCGCGAGGGTGATCCCGACGAGCGCGATGACGGCCCCGCCCAGCGCGACCGCGTCCTCGGTGAAGGCGGTGAGCGTCGTCACGTCGCTGGTCTTGGAGAACGCCTCGCGGACCCCCGACCAGCCGTACGAGTCGATCTGTCGCTGGAGCTCCGCGTTCGCCTTCGCGAGTGCCCAGACCTCGAAGACGATCGCGCCGAGGAGGACGACGACGTTTATCCAGAACGGGTCGACCGGGACGAGTTCGGTGAAGTTGATCCCCGCGAGGATCACGTCGGCGCGCTCGCCGCCGTGGCCGGGATTCATCAACGCACCGTAGCCGTGTTTCAGCGACTCCCAGCCGGCGATGCCGAACAGCAGCACCGAGACGAGAAACGCGTAGAAGAACTGGGCCTTCCCGTAGCCGAACGGGTGTGCCCGGCTCGCCTCCTGTTTCGAATAGCGGATCCCGATGAGGAGGAACACCTGGTTCCCGGTGTCGGAGATCGAGTGGTACGTCTCCGAGAGCATCGACGGCGACCCGGTGAGCAGGAACCCGAAGAACTTCATCACCGCGATGGACCCGTTGGCGATCAGCGCGGCGATCACCACGGATCTGCTTCCTCCAGCCATTGTCGCGACGACTCTCCGGACGGGTATCAAACCCGTGGACACGCGCGCCCGCCCGCGGTCGGTCATCCGGCGCGGTTCCGGCGGGACGTGTCGGCACCTCGACGGTCCCGAACCGTTAGGGCGCCGGGCGTCCACCGTTCCGACGATGCTCGCCGTCATCTCGGACACGCACGCAACCGACGACCACCGCCTGCGCGGTCGAACGCTCGATGCGGTCCGGTCGGCCGACGCCGTGATCCACGCGGGCGACTTCTACCGCGAGCCCGTGCTCGAGGCGCTCCTCGACGTGAACGACTCGCTGTACGGCGTCACCGGCAACAACGACGACGCGGCGCTGCGCGATCGGCTCCCCGGCGAACGGGTCGTCGCCCACGAGGGCGCGACGATCGCGGTGCGCCACCGGAGCCGAAGCGGCGCGACGGGGCTGGCGCTGTTCGGTCGCGAACGCGACGCGGACCTCGTCGTCTTCGGCCACAGCCACCGTCCGGAGTTCGACGACTCCGGCCCGGTGCCGCTGCTCAACCCCGGAAGCTACGCACAGCCCCGCGGCAACCGCGCGGCCCACGCCGAACTCGCCCGGACGGCCGACGGGCTCTCGGGGCGACTCGTCACGCCGGAGGGCGAACCCATCGAGGAGTTCGCGGTACCGGTCCGGGACGCGTGAGCAGAGGGGTGGGGACGGCGACCGACCGGAAGGAGGGGGAGGGGTGTGGCCCTCGGTGCCGTCCCGTTCGGGGGTGAGTGCCGTCCCGTTCCTCGGGGGAGGGTGCGTGTGGGGACCGCGTGTGGAGGGCCGACGCGTCACCGGGGACCGGTACCAGTCGCTTGTGGCGCTCGCGTCAAGTACCTTCTCTATGGTCAAATCCCGCTTTTAGTTACCGACGAAGGGTGTACGCCGGCGTTTTCGGCGGCCGCGTTCCGCCGCGTCGGCGGTCACGCGCCGCCGCGACGGTGGACGTACAGCGCCGCCAGCGCCAGCGCGAGCAGTCCCCCGCACAGGAAGAGGAACCCCGGCGAGGCGGCCAGTTGCTCCGCGAGCGTCGGGGCGGTGTCGGCGGCGACGGTGTACGTCGTCTCGGCGGCCGCCTCCGTGGCGGCGGGCTCCGCGGTCGTCTCGGGTGCCGCCGTCTCCGGGGGCGGCGTTTCGGTCGCCTCGGCGATCCCGATCCCGCCGTCGTCGGCCGCGGTCTCGGTCGCCGCCTCCGTCGCCGTCTCGGCGTCCGCCGGCGCTTCGGTCGCGGCCGCGTCCGTCGAATCGGCGCTCACGTTCGTCCCGCCGGAGTCGCCGCCGCCGTCGGCGGATCCGGCGGATCCGAAGCCGAGAGTCGGGGCGAACGGTCCTCCGAGGACGGTCTCGACGACGGCCGCGCCCAGACCGATCGCGCCGACGCCGCCGAGCACGCGGCTGAGCGTCGCGCGGATGCCGGACGCCTCCGACTCGCTTCCGGCCACGAGCACGAGCGGGCCGTCGGCGGGGGCGTACACGTCCATCTCGCGGCCCTTCCGCGAGTAGGCCGTGCCGGTGACCTCGACGACGCCCGCCTCGCGAAGCCGCTTGAGGTGGTACTGGGCGTTCTGGAGGGAGGTGTCGACGCGGTCGGCCACGTCGCTTGCGGGTCCCGGGCTGTCGTGGAGGGCGGCGAGGATCGCGCGGGCGGTGTCCGAGGAGAGCGACGACAGCACGGCGTCCGCGTCGTCGCCGTCGACGCCGATGACGCGCGGTTCGGCCTCGCCGTCGTCGTCCCCGTCGGACGCCGGCCCGCCGATCCCCGGGATGGAGGACGGGAACTCGGCCATCGTCGGCCTATTTCACGCTGGAGGGTGTAAGCCTTCCGTGCGATCGGCACCGTCTCTCACCGCGGGGTCGCTGTCGGGGTGTCACCACCGCGTCGCCGTCGCCGTACCGTCGCCGCCGACACGCTCCACCCTGCGTCGGCGACGACACGGCCCACCTCGTCTCGGCGACGACGCGGTCCACCCCGCGTCGGCGACGACTCGCCGACTCCCTCACGAACGATCCGGGGAATCCCGACAGTCATTTGACGGTGTGTCGCCGACTCGAAGACATGCTCGATTACGTCGGTCTGGAGGCGGATCTCTCGGCGGAGGAGACGCTGATCCGGGACACCGCCCGGGAGTTCGTCGCCGAGGAGGTCGCCCCCGACATCGCCGACCACTACGAGGCGGGTACCTTCCCGACGGAGCTCATCCCCGAGATGGGCGAGCTCGGATTCTACGCGCCGAACCTGGAGGGGTACGGCTCCCCGAACGTCTCCGAGCGGGCGTACGGCCTGCTCATGCAGGAGTTGGAGGCGTGCGACTCGGGCCTGCGTTCGATGGCCAGCGTGCAGGGCGCGCTCGTGATGTACCCGATCCACGCGTTCGGCAGCGAGGCCCAGAAGGAACGCTGGCTCCCCGACCTCGGTCAGGGGGAGGCGGTCGGCTGCTTCGGCCTGACGGAGCCGGACCACGGCTCGAATCCGGCGGGGATGGAGACGGCGGCCGAGCGCGACTCCGCGGAGGAGACCTCCGCTGACCCCTCGGAAGTCGTCGCTTCCGAGGACGCCGACGGCTTCGTCCTCAACGGCGAGAAGACGTGGATCACCAACGCCCCCATCGCCGACGTGGCGGTCGTGTGGGCGAAGCTGACGAGCGAGGAGGAGTCGCCGGTGCGGGGCTTCCTCGTCGAGACCGACCGCGACGGCGTCGAGACCCCGAAGATCGACGACAAGCTCTCGATGCGCGCGTCCGTCACCGGCGGGATCGTCCTCGACGACGTTCGCGTGCCAGAGGAGAACGTCCTCCCCGAGGTGGAGGGGATGAAGGGGCCGCTGTCGTGTCTCACACAGGCCCGGTACGGCATCGCGTGGGGCGCGGTCGGCGCGGCCCGCGACTGCTTCGAGACGGCCCGCGAGTACCAGACCGACCGCGAGCAGTTCGGCGGTCCGATCGCGCGCTTCCAGATCCAACAGGAGAAGCTGGCGGAGATGGCGACCCAGATCACCCTCGCGCAACTGCTCGCGTACCGCCTCGCCGACCTGAAGGAGCGCGGCGATCTGCGCCCCCAGCAGGTGTCGATGGCCAAGCGAAACAACGTCCGGATGGCGCGCGACCAGGCCCGGATCGCCCGGGAGATGCTCGGCGGCAACGGGATCACGACGGATTACTCGCCGATGCGCCACATGAGCAACCTGGAGACGGTGTACACCTACGAGGGCACCCACGACATCCACTCGCTGATCCTCGGTGCCGACCTCACCGGGATCCAGGCGTTCGAGTAGGCGGCTCCCGGCGTTCAGACGGCACCGTGGGAATCGTGATCACACCTAAGTGGATACGGTCTGAGTCGCCAACCGAGATGGCCGGACCGGTCGAACGGCGGCGTCGGACGCTCGCGTTCTCCCGCGAGGAGGCGTGGGTGGTCCACGTCGCGCTCCTCGACCGGATCCGTTCGGCCGTCGAAGACGACGGGGGCGGACGCTCGGTCGAGAGGTACGCCGAACTCGACGCTCTGTCGACGCTGGAGGGCGAGAACGAGCGGTTCTCGACCAGCGAGGTCGCCGCCATCCGCGCCGCGTTGCGGTCGTACCTCCCGAGCGCGCCGCCTCGAGACCTCCTTCCGGGGCGGGAGGCGCTCCGGCGGGTCGACGGCGACGCGTGATCGCGGCTCCGAGGGTCGGGACCGCGACGTGACGCGGGCGACCGGACCGGACCGTCACCGCTTCGACAGCGACTCGCTCCGCGCGAGCTTCCCCCACAGCGCCCGGCGGTCGGCCGCCCAGCGGTAGAGCGTCTCGCGGGCCTCGGGGTACCTCGGCAGGCCCCGCGCGGCGGCGGTGAGCCACCATCCCGCCGCGCCGGTGCGCTTGGCGACCTGTTCGAGCGCCTCGCCGCAGGAGTACACCGCGCGGTCGGTGACGAGGTGCATACACTCCTCGTAATCGTCGGGGAGTCGCGCGCGAAGGTCGTCGTTCTCGTCCAACTCGGAGAAGCCGACCGGCTCGAACTCGCCCAACTCCAGCGCGTGCGAGACGCAGAACGTACAGAAGCCGCAGTCGTCGTCGTACACGAGACGCGGAACCGACATACCAGACGTAGGTGCTCGCCG
This window encodes:
- a CDS encoding NAD(P)H-dependent oxidoreductase, whose product is MSETPTVVAVNGSRRDGSYGRATLQYALDAAAEYGADPESIDLGDPGLDIPLYHPDVDAADAGDVPDLLARMRRADGVLLCSPVYHDSYSSAFRSFHDWCSFDEYEDTVVGLFAVAGGGSYGGTLEHMRATIRGVHGWVAPLQVGIRNARDRFEEWDDGDRPPAGAIGSSARYEFVDDNLRRRTEKLGRRIAHYAGHKDEFLNVPE
- a CDS encoding phosphoglucomutase/phosphomannomutase family protein, translating into MNEISFGTDGWRATLDTFTDRRVRIVGQAVADTLAESEPDGTDRPVIVGYDARPTSEGFAESLAEVLAGNGFDVLLPERDCPTPLVAHAIVERDAAGALMVTASHNPPEYNGVKFIPDDGAPALPDVTTRITDRLREPDLVAAGTDDEGEIRRVDLVTPHAEHARDLVAGADGTLDLSGLTVAYDAMHGSGRGVTDALLESAGAEVDRLRCERDPEFGGGSPEPSAENLEELAERVVDGDADVGVANDGDADRLAIVTPERGHLDENLFFAATYDRLLEDRSGPAVRTVSTTFLIDRVAEAHGEDVYETAVGFKWVAEAMGEHDALIGGEESGGFSVRGHVREKDGVLLALLAAAAESEESYDDRVDRLEAEHGRIVADKVSVDCPDDRKERVLADLAEHIPDEVAGEAVADVVTVDGFKLLLADGSWLLVRPSGTEPKMRVYAESGSEADTAAVLAEGRELVEPLV
- a CDS encoding alkaline phosphatase family protein encodes the protein MFDDEVAARIRDDRERDGFLFPHYGRYCFAGVPATLGGVLGVDLPGDPLPDGAVADVPGLAGTAPGDDAGYDRVCHVLVDGFGYEQWRREVAADRAPEWLADLAETARVTPLTSVYPSETAAAITTVHTGRTPAEHGVIGWDVYHPDADRVVQTLPFTAKSGDPADEAYGVDAGDLFAGGSIYDTLADAGVDSVTVQPTKAATGAYSAHALAGADSRGYEDLDGFRSLLTEAMAESAPGTYCYAYLSDVDGAAHAAGTDSDRYRETLAAVSEAVATALSGVPDEVAESTLLVVTADHGHVDTDPETNVDLWEHDFLTERMRRYETGAPAGYPLAGGDGGDGGDAGDDGHGGDAGNGEHGGDAAGDPLPPVGGARNVHLHLRPGMTEEVVDYLDRTFDGRAFTREEAFDRGLFGNRAVSDRLRRRCGDVVFVHRQRAVWRGDEPGKLGYVGWHGGLTSAEMLTPFAAAPLSDVV
- a CDS encoding GNAT family N-acetyltransferase encodes the protein MTGEGGGDRDGDDTAASIRPARDDDDDAVRRLLDAAMLSVPDDLAERVAGGDALVAVDDDTTGEAEGPAVIGAIVLDDGHIDAVAVRKRRRADGVGTAIVAAAAERTDGSLTATFRPGVRPFYESLRFEIETCGERDGRLLGTLPADRDVRR
- a CDS encoding ubiquitin-like small modifier protein 2, translating into MDVTCEVVGEGTETLSLDDDATYADVCRATGYSPHEVTVLVDGSPVPEDASVEASELKLLRLITGG
- a CDS encoding replication factor C small subunit, producing MFSGPAGVGKCTTGETPILTNRGVERIDRVVGDIEGFGTPEEGTEVVTFDDDGEFEHVEPSQVFGKEADELVSVTTRDGGEFTVTPEHKLLVIDADGLSWTPAGEIDVGQRVVRPLEIPTPTDPKLEWIDAVDDDRIEIELTGRAIEEFDRPVVSPSDLRTDDTSREQLREDVERITYVSASGNRSRPITPPWEVTPELARFVGLAVAEARIERGRVKFYNTDADLLDAFDAAIESCFGLSGTRGEQKGVPYVEVISRTLTHYLEEMFDVFASAGGADPNAVGSALVAADDTARAAFLRAMFDAEAHVADNGVVELTQRNERHITLLSYLLSSFGVPSRRKRVRKSATNGSGTEREYHQLSISGASALSRFEERIGFDIEEKAAALARATDRRSNPNHDTMPAQSTVHDLTESLCLPIGELTSDSLHPENPGRERYLDDVEAVLDAAVERVETAQTVLARLDTLSPALNDASAVPAAWVDARLDLEPLSKRKRVSEEIGVRTDRLLEYADGRRTPNARRTMGILSQLEGTRRSVDIGAIQRVLCDCIDSLGISYNEVAEGTTLRGTETIALLSNDDHAPSSLPRFETVADRVRTLASRMCSLEVIEDIASLDRLASADLYFDEVESVERADGPERVYDLTVSETRNYLAGNVPTVMHNTTSAVAIARTIYGDDWRTNFLELNASDQRGIDVVRDRIKNFARSSFGGHDYRIIFLDEADSLTDDAQSALRRTMEQFSDNTRFILSCNYSSKIIDPIQSRCAVFRFSPLSDEAVEAQVRDIAADQDIEITDEGLDALVYAADGDMRRAINSLQAAATTGDVVDEETVYEITATARPEEIEAMVEDALAGDFSKSRATLDTLLTETGMAGGDVIDQLHRSVWEFDLSDREAVRLMERIGETDYRISEGANEQVQLEALLASLALADE
- a CDS encoding cation diffusion facilitator family transporter: MAGGSRSVVIAALIANGSIAVMKFFGFLLTGSPSMLSETYHSISDTGNQVFLLIGIRYSKQEASRAHPFGYGKAQFFYAFLVSVLLFGIAGWESLKHGYGALMNPGHGGERADVILAGINFTELVPVDPFWINVVVLLGAIVFEVWALAKANAELQRQIDSYGWSGVREAFSKTSDVTTLTAFTEDAVALGGAVIALVGITLARYLEMPIFDAIASIAIGALLMGFAVALAWENKRLILGESLAADVESELRTAIADHEGVVHVDGFRTVFVGPGEALVTADVSFDDESVTADLDEDITRIEEKLRGIDDRVRAVYIEPER
- a CDS encoding metallophosphoesterase, which gives rise to MLAVISDTHATDDHRLRGRTLDAVRSADAVIHAGDFYREPVLEALLDVNDSLYGVTGNNDDAALRDRLPGERVVAHEGATIAVRHRSRSGATGLALFGRERDADLVVFGHSHRPEFDDSGPVPLLNPGSYAQPRGNRAAHAELARTADGLSGRLVTPEGEPIEEFAVPVRDA